A genome region from Lytechinus pictus isolate F3 Inbred chromosome 16, Lp3.0, whole genome shotgun sequence includes the following:
- the LOC129279185 gene encoding arylacetamide deacetylase-like — translation MNIGTKLPVFLAGTGILAAYVFFKPVPDGFPDATQYRKAATLMQVFGNINYVKMCLRDRRCPNVFEEILDTFAIAKGLFADPPEEVPGSNIRSRMTSFDGIKVRVYEPIKRDGEGEMPAFLYFHGGGLVVGSIDFYDPAMRMIAERVDAIGIAVTYRLAPDHVFPAAFDDAFAATKWFLDHAREFGVDPRRVALMGDSAGGHLTALVSGAITDEPSSPDIKLQILLYPWIQSFDLNTPSMQKARCQKGDFGQIPYLASLMPYFLTAYVFGNHDEHLVRVIQANNHTSAAFKRSEFYQKHLSHDIIPSHMKPDCYVPPASYDVGDDEIWDSMKDVLTSTKYSPLYREDFTNLPRAFVATVGYDCIRDDGIFYARRLDDSGVPVKWVNYEKGYHGIPWFGEMAFEIGRQMADDFIDYMKEHL, via the exons ATGAACATCGGAACAAAACTCCCCGTATTTCTTGCGGGAACGGGAATCTTGGCTGCCTATGTCTTCTTTAAACCAGTTCCAGACGGTTTTCCCGATGCAACGCAGTACCGGAAAGCGGCGACTCTGATGCAAGTCTTTGGGAATATT AATTATGTAAAGATGTGTTTGCGGGACCGTCGATGCCCTAACGTCTTCGAGGAGATTCTGGATACATTTGCCATAGCCAAAGGCCTTTTTGCGGACCCTCCGGAAGAAGTACCTGGGTCAAACATCAGGTCAAGGATGACGTCATTTGATGGTATCAAGGTCAGAGTGTATGAGCCAATCAAGAGAGATGGTGAAGGAGAAATGCCAGCATTCTTGTACTTTCATGGCGGAGGTCTGGTAGTTGGCAGCATCG ATTTTTATGATCCGGCGATGCGAATGATTGCCGAAAGAGTAGACGCAATTGGGATTGCTGTTAC ATACCGTCTAGCTCCTGATCATGTGTTCCCTGCTGCTTTCGATGACGCATTTGCAGCTACAAAATGGTTCCTTGACCATGCTCGTGAGTTCGGCGTTGATCCCAGGAGAGTCGCGCTAATGGGGGACAGTGCCGGCGGTCATCTCACTGCCCTCGTATCTGGTGCGATCACGGACGAGCCTTCCTCGCCAGACATCAAGCTACAGATCCTACTGTATCCTTGGATTCAGAGCTTCGACCTCAACACTCCATCCATGCAGAAGGCACGATGTCAGAAAGGCGATTTCGGACAAATCCCTTACTTGGCTAGCCTCATGCCGTACTTCTTAACAGCCTATGTCTTTGGCAATCACGACGAGCACCTTGTCCGGGTGATTCAAGCGAATAACCACACCTCCGCTGCCTTCAAGCGATCAGAATTCTACCAGAAGCACCTTAGCCACGACATCATCCCATCCCACATGAAACCAGATTGCTACGTTCCTCCGGCATCGTACGACGTCGGTGACGACGAGATCTGGGATAGCATGAAGGACGTTTTGACTTCGACGAAGTACTCGCCGCTCTATCGGGAAGACTTTACTAACTTGCCTCGCGCGTTCGTCGCAACTGTCGGCTACGACTGCATACGCGATGACGGGATATTCTACGCCAGGCGTTTGGATGATTCGGGCGTACCGGTGAAGTGGGTGAATTATGAAAAGGGTTATCACGGAATTCCATGGTTTGGAGAAATGGCGTTTGAAATTGGAAGACAGATGGCAGATGATTTTATCGATTATATGAAAGAGCATCTCTGa